A genome region from Trichocoleus sp. includes the following:
- the hemJ gene encoding protoporphyrinogen oxidase HemJ — protein MTYLWFKAFHLVGIVVWFAGLFYLVRLFVYHAEAEEQPEPARTILKQQYQIMEKRLYNLITTPGMVLTVVMAIGMLVVSPALLHETWLHAKLTLVVLLIGYHHVCGRWMKRLAAGESQWSGQRFRWLNEVPTILLVLIVLLAVFKNSLPTSATAWGIVAMVIAMAAIIQFYARKRRLDQARTAAATNPEINELEAKGSAS, from the coding sequence ATGACATATCTCTGGTTTAAAGCCTTTCATCTTGTTGGAATTGTGGTCTGGTTTGCCGGACTGTTTTATCTGGTGCGTCTGTTTGTATATCATGCTGAAGCCGAGGAACAGCCTGAGCCTGCTCGGACAATTTTGAAGCAGCAGTATCAGATCATGGAGAAGCGTCTCTACAACCTGATTACAACGCCCGGAATGGTGTTAACAGTAGTCATGGCGATCGGGATGCTAGTTGTTTCCCCAGCACTACTGCATGAAACCTGGCTACATGCCAAACTTACGCTGGTCGTTCTGTTAATTGGCTATCACCATGTTTGCGGTCGCTGGATGAAGCGGTTGGCAGCAGGAGAGTCTCAATGGAGCGGCCAGCGCTTTCGCTGGTTAAATGAAGTACCAACCATTCTGCTCGTTCTCATTGTGCTGCTAGCTGTCTTTAAGAATAGTTTGCCGACTTCAGCAACCGCATGGGGCATCGTGGCAATGGTGATCGCGATGGCAGCCATTATTCAGTTCTATGCCCGGAAGCGACGGCTTGATCAAGCTCGAACAGCCGCAGCAACGAACCCAGAGATCAACGAACTGGAGGCAAAGGGATCTGCTTCGTGA
- a CDS encoding DUF2811 domain-containing protein, producing the protein MNATVSILAEIPEELHESLQSYLETHPDWDQDRVFCAALSLFLLQNGNSTTPDASRSYRRAARVYLDTLFKHAV; encoded by the coding sequence ATGAACGCAACCGTTAGCATCTTGGCGGAAATCCCTGAAGAACTCCATGAATCGCTCCAGAGCTATCTGGAAACTCATCCCGACTGGGATCAAGACCGGGTGTTCTGTGCTGCCCTGTCGCTGTTCTTATTGCAGAATGGCAACAGTACAACTCCTGATGCTTCCCGAAGCTATCGTCGTGCAGCGCGGGTCTACCTCGACACCCTGTTCAAGCACGCAGTCTAG
- a CDS encoding pyridoxine 5'-phosphate synthase has product MPTLGVNIDHVATIRQARRTVEPDPVAAAVLAELAGADGITVHLREDRRHIQDRDVRLLRQTVRTHLNLEMAATDEMVSIALDIQPDYVTLVPERREEVTTEGGLDVAGQVDRMGRIVDKLQSAGIPVSLFIDADPKQIQSASIVKAQFIELHTGRYAEAQDESTCAKELETLARGCEQAIIQGLRINAGHGLTYWNTYPVACLPGMEELNIGHTIISRSVLVGIERAVREMKQVIRGE; this is encoded by the coding sequence TTGCCGACGCTAGGTGTCAATATTGACCATGTGGCTACCATTCGGCAGGCACGTCGAACTGTGGAGCCTGATCCGGTTGCCGCTGCAGTACTGGCAGAACTGGCAGGAGCCGATGGCATTACGGTTCATCTGCGGGAAGATCGGCGGCATATTCAAGATCGCGATGTGCGGCTATTGCGCCAGACGGTACGAACGCATCTCAACTTAGAGATGGCAGCAACCGATGAAATGGTGTCAATTGCTCTAGACATTCAGCCTGATTATGTGACGCTGGTTCCAGAACGACGAGAAGAAGTGACTACGGAAGGCGGCTTAGATGTTGCTGGACAAGTCGATCGCATGGGGCGAATTGTGGATAAGCTCCAGAGTGCTGGAATTCCGGTGAGTCTGTTTATTGACGCAGACCCCAAGCAGATTCAGTCTGCCTCGATCGTGAAAGCCCAGTTCATTGAACTTCATACTGGACGCTACGCTGAAGCTCAGGATGAGTCTACCTGTGCCAAAGAGCTAGAAACACTTGCAAGAGGCTGTGAGCAAGCCATTATTCAGGGGTTACGCATTAACGCCGGACATGGGTTGACCTACTGGAACACATACCCAGTTGCCTGTTTGCCTGGTATGGAAGAACTTAATATTGGACATACCATCATCAGTCGATCGGTTTTAGTTGGGATCGAGCGAGCCGTTCGAGAGATGAAGCAAGTGATTCGGGGAGAATAA
- a CDS encoding MgPME-cyclase complex family protein, whose amino-acid sequence MQTYYYVLASQRYLLEEEPTEEVLRERMRHYHEQEKETDFWLIHQPAFLEAPEMAAIKAKCPQPAVAIVSTNSQFITWLKLRLEYVVTGEFQAPSATVPDPLASLAPAA is encoded by the coding sequence ATGCAAACCTACTACTATGTCCTAGCGAGTCAGCGATACCTGCTTGAAGAAGAACCAACTGAGGAAGTGCTGCGCGAGCGGATGCGTCACTACCACGAACAGGAAAAAGAAACTGACTTTTGGCTAATTCATCAGCCTGCCTTTTTGGAAGCGCCAGAGATGGCAGCAATTAAGGCAAAATGCCCTCAGCCTGCAGTAGCGATCGTTTCTACCAATTCCCAGTTCATCACTTGGCTCAAGCTGCGACTAGAGTATGTTGTAACGGGTGAGTTTCAGGCTCCTTCAGCAACGGTTCCTGATCCGCTCGCGTCTCTTGCTCCAGCAGCGTAG
- a CDS encoding divergent PAP2 family protein, protein MHDFPTIFDNHVLLISLISSVVAQVIKVVVELIRHGKINVRALVGTGGMPSSHSALVTALAVGIGQSAGWASGEFAIAFVFAIIVMYDAAGVRQAAGKQARILNQILDELFREHPTFNEDRLKELLGHTPVQVIAGSALGAAIAWIASPAY, encoded by the coding sequence ATGCATGACTTTCCGACAATTTTTGACAATCATGTCTTGTTGATTTCCCTCATTTCTTCCGTTGTGGCTCAGGTTATCAAGGTAGTTGTTGAGCTGATCCGCCACGGCAAAATTAATGTTCGGGCACTGGTTGGCACAGGTGGGATGCCCAGTTCTCACTCTGCTCTCGTGACAGCGCTTGCTGTTGGCATCGGACAAAGTGCAGGTTGGGCAAGCGGCGAATTTGCGATCGCTTTTGTTTTTGCCATTATTGTCATGTATGACGCTGCTGGGGTCCGCCAAGCCGCAGGTAAGCAAGCCCGTATCCTCAACCAAATCCTGGATGAACTTTTTCGCGAACACCCTACCTTCAACGAAGATCGGCTCAAGGAACTCCTCGGACATACTCCAGTCCAAGTGATTGCCGGTTCTGCACTAGGGGCAGCGATTGCCTGGATCGCATCTCCAGCGTATTAA
- a CDS encoding farnesyl diphosphate synthase, with amino-acid sequence MVAADSHRQIDFDLKHYLVERQAQVEAALNRSIEVVYPEKIYESMRYSLMAGGKRLRPILCLSTCELVGGAPEIAMPTACALEMIHTMSLIHDDLPAMDNDDFRRGKPTNHKVYGEDIAILAGDGLLAYAFEYIAAQTQNVPADRVLQVIVKLGHAVGATGLVGGQVVDLDCEGRSDVSLDTLTFIHRHKTGALLEASVVCGAILAGASSSDLQHLSQYAQNIGLAFQIIDDVLDITATQEELGKTAGKDLQAQKATYPSFWGIEESKRQAEQLIAAAKAELAPFGDRAYPLMALADYITARKN; translated from the coding sequence ATGGTTGCAGCAGATAGTCACAGGCAAATCGACTTTGACCTCAAGCATTACCTGGTTGAGCGGCAAGCACAGGTAGAAGCCGCTTTAAATCGATCGATTGAAGTGGTCTACCCAGAAAAAATTTATGAGTCGATGCGCTATTCCCTCATGGCAGGGGGTAAGCGACTGCGCCCAATTCTCTGTTTGTCAACCTGCGAACTTGTGGGTGGAGCACCAGAAATTGCCATGCCAACTGCCTGCGCCCTGGAAATGATCCACACAATGTCGTTGATCCATGACGACCTACCCGCAATGGATAACGACGACTTCCGGCGCGGCAAACCCACGAATCATAAAGTTTACGGCGAGGACATTGCCATCCTGGCAGGAGACGGTTTGTTGGCATATGCCTTTGAATACATTGCCGCTCAAACCCAAAATGTGCCTGCCGATCGCGTCCTACAAGTCATTGTCAAGCTAGGTCATGCGGTTGGAGCAACCGGGTTAGTTGGGGGGCAGGTAGTCGATCTGGACTGCGAAGGGCGATCGGACGTTTCCCTGGACACGCTAACCTTCATCCACCGTCATAAGACTGGGGCTTTACTCGAAGCTTCCGTTGTCTGCGGGGCGATTTTGGCAGGTGCATCAAGTTCTGACCTCCAGCACCTTTCCCAATATGCTCAAAATATTGGGCTGGCATTTCAAATCATTGACGATGTGTTAGACATCACCGCAACGCAGGAAGAACTAGGCAAAACCGCAGGCAAAGATTTGCAAGCACAAAAAGCAACCTATCCTAGCTTCTGGGGCATCGAAGAGTCGAAACGGCAAGCCGAACAACTGATTGCTGCTGCAAAAGCCGAACTCGCTCCCTTTGGCGATCGGGCATACCCGCTGATGGCGCTTGCTGACTACATTACTGCTCGGAAGAATTAA
- the folD gene encoding bifunctional methylenetetrahydrofolate dehydrogenase/methenyltetrahydrofolate cyclohydrolase FolD yields MAGILDGKALAALIQTELTQEVQKLTVQHGRPPGLAVLMVGDNPASAAYVRNKEQACTRVGITSFGKHFPVDATQAELEQTIQALNQDDRVDGILVQLPLPDHLDAVALLNQIHPDKDADGLHPVNLGRLVRGEPGLQSCTPAGVMRLLQHYQLRPQGKHTVVVGRSILVGKPLALMLLAEDATVTIAHSRTPDLAAVTRTADILVAAVGRPNLITPDFVKPGAVVIDVGINRVTNPETGKSRLVGDVDYESVQAIAEWVTPVPGGIGPMTVTMLLHNTVWSYRQRF; encoded by the coding sequence ATGGCTGGCATCCTAGACGGTAAAGCACTTGCTGCCCTCATTCAAACTGAACTCACCCAAGAAGTCCAGAAGCTCACGGTTCAACATGGACGCCCGCCCGGACTAGCAGTGCTGATGGTGGGAGATAATCCTGCGAGTGCAGCTTATGTTCGGAACAAAGAACAGGCTTGTACCAGAGTTGGGATTACTTCTTTTGGCAAACACTTTCCAGTTGACGCAACGCAGGCAGAACTGGAACAGACCATTCAAGCACTTAATCAAGACGATCGCGTGGACGGCATCCTGGTTCAACTGCCGCTGCCTGATCACCTGGATGCAGTAGCGCTGCTGAATCAAATCCATCCAGACAAAGATGCCGACGGGCTTCACCCCGTGAATCTGGGGCGGTTGGTGCGGGGAGAACCGGGGCTGCAAAGCTGTACTCCGGCAGGGGTCATGCGGCTGCTTCAGCACTATCAGCTTCGTCCGCAAGGCAAACATACGGTTGTCGTTGGTCGTAGTATTCTCGTTGGCAAGCCTCTCGCCTTAATGCTGCTGGCAGAAGACGCAACCGTGACGATCGCTCATTCTCGTACCCCTGATCTCGCGGCTGTGACCCGCACTGCGGATATTCTGGTGGCGGCGGTTGGTCGTCCCAATTTAATCACGCCCGATTTTGTTAAGCCCGGAGCCGTCGTCATTGATGTGGGCATTAACCGAGTCACCAACCCTGAAACTGGAAAATCACGCTTAGTGGGAGACGTCGATTATGAGTCAGTTCAGGCAATTGCCGAGTGGGTTACGCCCGTTCCGGGTGGCATTGGACCTATGACTGTTACCATGCTGTTGCACAATACAGTATGGAGTTACCGCCAACGCTTCTAA
- a CDS encoding NUDIX hydrolase, which produces MTNAASLISEQRPQAAIAILYQGDRFLLQLRDDNPKILYPGHWAFFGGHLEPGESAEQALWRELKEEIGYAPPHIQHFQSRLSDNQIIRHVYAAPLTVEPSALELNEGMDLRLLTIEEVRQGNCYSDRIQQTRPLAQPHHQILLDFLQRGI; this is translated from the coding sequence ATGACCAACGCAGCTTCTTTGATTTCTGAGCAACGTCCGCAGGCGGCAATTGCCATCTTGTATCAGGGCGATCGCTTTTTACTACAGTTGCGGGATGATAACCCTAAAATTCTTTATCCGGGGCATTGGGCATTTTTTGGTGGGCACCTGGAACCCGGAGAATCTGCTGAGCAAGCACTGTGGCGAGAGCTAAAAGAAGAAATTGGCTATGCGCCACCCCACATCCAGCATTTTCAGTCCAGGCTGAGCGATAACCAAATTATCCGTCACGTTTATGCTGCTCCGTTGACCGTCGAGCCGAGCGCCTTAGAACTCAATGAAGGAATGGACTTAAGACTGCTTACTATAGAAGAAGTACGGCAGGGCAACTGCTATTCAGATCGAATTCAGCAAACGCGCCCCCTTGCTCAACCCCATCACCAAATTCTGTTAGATTTTCTCCAGAGGGGTATCTAG
- a CDS encoding SprT family zinc-dependent metalloprotease, protein MAAKSSKSYRIRESARAKHVSIRVSHLGEVEVVVPKGFDRRKLPEILEKRKDWIAKTTQHIVAERQSIASSAASEGAGTMPKALCLQAIGEDWTVQYEAKEGGSILPIAKNHQIIVAAPDSEQVGYRLLRHWLTRKAELHLIPWLRHLSQELDLPFNRAAVRGQKTLWASCSGKKNISLNYKLLFLPPHLVRYVLIHELCHTIHLNHSPKYWALVAEKEPDYKQLDTDLNRAWVYVPEWVERSLD, encoded by the coding sequence ATGGCAGCGAAATCTTCAAAATCCTACCGGATCCGGGAAAGTGCAAGAGCAAAGCACGTCAGCATCAGAGTCTCCCACTTGGGGGAGGTAGAAGTTGTTGTGCCCAAAGGCTTCGATCGCCGCAAACTGCCAGAAATCCTCGAAAAACGTAAGGACTGGATCGCCAAAACGACGCAGCACATTGTTGCAGAAAGACAGTCGATCGCCTCATCTGCTGCTTCGGAAGGAGCCGGGACGATGCCAAAGGCACTCTGTCTCCAGGCAATTGGTGAAGACTGGACAGTGCAATATGAGGCAAAAGAAGGCGGATCGATCCTGCCGATCGCCAAAAATCACCAAATCATCGTGGCTGCTCCTGACTCTGAGCAAGTTGGCTACAGGCTGCTGCGCCACTGGCTAACTCGCAAAGCCGAACTTCACCTCATCCCCTGGTTACGGCATTTGAGCCAGGAGCTAGACCTGCCTTTTAATCGGGCAGCGGTGCGGGGGCAAAAAACGCTTTGGGCAAGCTGTTCCGGCAAGAAAAACATTAGCTTGAACTACAAGCTGCTCTTTCTGCCGCCGCATTTGGTTCGCTATGTCCTGATTCACGAACTCTGCCACACCATTCATCTGAACCATTCACCCAAATATTGGGCACTTGTTGCTGAGAAGGAGCCCGACTATAAGCAGCTTGATACAGACCTGAACCGGGCTTGGGTCTATGTGCCAGAATGGGTTGAACGTTCGCTTGACTAA
- a CDS encoding sensor domain-containing diguanylate cyclase — MKPTWKQIYPWIKTAVLNLDTIDSLLQQVVDQISRVYGAECLLWTGLELDGTDAVRVYATAGAADLYRSSLSLVQLSSAASEETQAAQSSVEVFYPRSLPVWLLEQQQSPQLMQLEAGDLIVPLTNRGGCPDEAIPASWLSVASPLQFVLQLSRPSVDASSVEPSDASPEPQLSFAKIQGWSWDELESLEVMGSQLGLAYSTLYWRQRLEQSRQQAALVGRISHLLNSTLNPDEIVGRIVAELGYGLQCDRSILVDLRFNPVNILAVWDQPDRQIIPLEERQADRHYWQNVIEMFTQGGASYLQLSKNQPEPEPLQQWLEAIGVQSVLLVPLFIQEEFFGAVALMFYQQERTYLIDELQTVRRVADQAAIALTNAQNYQSLWHKKEFLRQQNNTLQQEMMQDELTHLMNRRSLERELEQLSTATVWSVQPTFSIVACDIDYFKQVNDVYGHLIGDEVLQELAQRIQGQLRRGTPAYRYGGEEFVIILTDTPLEQAADVAERLRRTIRNSPIKTRVGVVEITASFGVAQQDLNRDRNAWEVLHRADQALYEAKRQGRDRVAGMA; from the coding sequence ATGAAACCAACCTGGAAGCAGATTTATCCCTGGATCAAAACCGCAGTGTTGAATCTAGACACGATCGACTCATTGCTGCAACAGGTCGTAGACCAAATTTCTCGCGTCTATGGTGCAGAATGCCTTTTGTGGACGGGGTTAGAACTTGATGGCACAGATGCAGTGCGAGTCTACGCGACAGCAGGGGCAGCCGACCTTTATCGATCGAGCTTGAGTTTAGTGCAGCTTTCCTCTGCTGCCTCCGAAGAAACCCAGGCAGCTCAAAGTTCAGTTGAGGTTTTCTATCCGCGATCGCTCCCGGTCTGGCTGTTAGAACAGCAGCAGTCTCCTCAGCTAATGCAGCTTGAAGCAGGCGACTTAATTGTGCCGCTCACCAATCGGGGTGGTTGTCCTGATGAAGCGATTCCAGCCAGTTGGCTTTCGGTTGCCAGTCCACTTCAGTTTGTATTGCAGCTAAGCCGTCCCTCGGTAGACGCGTCCTCAGTGGAGCCGAGTGACGCATCGCCAGAACCTCAACTAAGTTTTGCCAAGATTCAAGGCTGGAGTTGGGATGAGCTGGAGTCTTTAGAGGTGATGGGAAGCCAGCTTGGTTTAGCCTACAGCACGCTTTACTGGCGGCAACGATTGGAGCAATCTCGACAGCAGGCGGCTTTGGTCGGGCGAATTTCCCATTTGCTGAATTCGACGCTAAATCCAGATGAAATTGTCGGGCGAATTGTGGCTGAGTTGGGCTATGGGTTACAGTGCGATCGATCGATTCTGGTGGATCTGCGGTTTAACCCAGTCAATATCCTGGCAGTGTGGGATCAGCCTGATCGCCAAATCATCCCATTAGAGGAACGCCAAGCCGATCGCCATTACTGGCAAAACGTGATTGAGATGTTTACGCAAGGCGGCGCTTCTTATCTGCAACTGAGCAAAAATCAACCCGAACCCGAACCTCTACAGCAGTGGTTAGAGGCGATCGGCGTCCAGTCTGTTCTGTTGGTGCCACTGTTTATTCAGGAAGAATTTTTTGGCGCTGTTGCTTTGATGTTTTACCAGCAAGAGCGGACTTATTTGATTGATGAACTCCAGACCGTTCGCCGTGTTGCAGACCAAGCCGCCATTGCCCTCACCAATGCCCAGAACTATCAGAGTCTCTGGCATAAAAAAGAATTCTTGCGACAGCAAAATAACACGCTGCAACAGGAAATGATGCAAGACGAACTGACTCACCTGATGAACCGTCGATCGCTGGAGCGAGAACTGGAGCAGCTCAGCACCGCAACCGTTTGGTCTGTCCAGCCTACCTTTAGCATCGTCGCCTGTGATATTGATTACTTTAAGCAGGTTAACGATGTTTACGGTCATCTCATTGGGGACGAAGTGCTGCAAGAACTTGCCCAGCGGATTCAAGGACAACTGCGCCGAGGCACTCCTGCCTATCGCTATGGTGGCGAAGAATTTGTGATTATTTTGACCGACACGCCGCTTGAACAAGCTGCTGATGTGGCAGAAAGGCTGCGTCGCACGATCCGCAATTCGCCCATCAAAACCAGAGTTGGGGTTGTCGAAATTACTGCCAGCTTTGGCGTTGCTCAACAAGACCTGAACCGTGATCGAAATGCCTGGGAAGTGTTGCATCGAGCCGATCAAGCTCTCTATGAAGCAAAGCGGCAAGGACGCGATCGAGTTGCTGGTATGGCATAA
- the era gene encoding GTPase Era, giving the protein MTDRPPQDYADPLLSFNEPLIPTAPPGFKSGFVGIVGRPNVGKSTLMNRLVGQKIAITSPVAQTTRNRLRGILTTPEAQIIFVDTPGIHKPHHQLGEVLVKNAQIAIHSVDVVLFVVDGSVPAGRGDRYVAELIGRTETPVILGLNKIDQQPEQAEPIDQSYIEIAQEQNWSVIKFSALTGEGQATLQAQLNNALDPGPYYYPPNLVTDQPERFIMGELIREQILLHTREEVPHSVAIGIDRVEEAPDITRILATIHVERSSQKGILIGKGGQMLKTIGSDARQQIQKLIMGKVYLELFVKVQPKWRQSRLHLAEFGYRVEE; this is encoded by the coding sequence ATGACCGATCGCCCCCCCCAAGACTACGCTGATCCGCTGCTCTCCTTTAATGAACCCCTCATTCCGACGGCTCCTCCAGGCTTCAAATCTGGTTTCGTGGGCATTGTTGGTCGTCCAAATGTGGGCAAATCGACTTTGATGAATCGCCTGGTCGGACAAAAAATTGCCATTACTTCTCCCGTCGCCCAAACCACCCGAAATCGGTTGCGCGGCATTCTCACCACGCCTGAAGCCCAAATCATTTTTGTTGACACGCCTGGAATTCATAAGCCGCATCATCAGTTAGGCGAAGTGCTGGTCAAAAATGCTCAAATCGCGATTCATTCAGTCGATGTCGTCCTGTTTGTAGTTGATGGTTCAGTTCCGGCAGGCAGGGGCGATCGGTATGTGGCAGAACTGATTGGGCGGACTGAAACCCCAGTGATCCTGGGACTGAACAAAATTGATCAGCAGCCAGAACAAGCTGAACCGATCGATCAGAGCTACATTGAAATTGCTCAGGAGCAAAACTGGTCTGTTATCAAATTTTCGGCGTTAACAGGCGAAGGACAGGCAACGCTCCAAGCCCAACTCAATAACGCGCTTGATCCTGGACCTTATTACTATCCGCCCAATCTTGTTACCGACCAGCCCGAACGCTTCATCATGGGCGAACTGATCCGAGAACAAATCTTGCTGCATACCCGTGAAGAAGTGCCTCACTCGGTTGCCATTGGGATCGATCGCGTTGAGGAAGCGCCAGATATCACCCGAATTCTTGCCACAATTCACGTAGAACGCAGTTCTCAAAAAGGCATTTTGATCGGCAAAGGTGGGCAGATGCTCAAGACGATCGGTTCTGATGCGCGTCAGCAGATTCAAAAGCTGATTATGGGCAAGGTCTATCTCGAACTCTTTGTCAAAGTCCAACCTAAGTGGCGGCAGTCACGACTGCACCTGGCAGAGTTTGGCTATCGTGTTGAGGAATAG
- a CDS encoding GAF domain-containing protein codes for MAQHSADPLFSDHGATRDASIQVNAQSRSEILVTQFVAQPSRPSVTVPPSIHFTLDLAGTILAVNPQSASSLGYTVSDLLGRSVMSLFLRSDEACLQSALDACRLEPDQAQQAILHLAAPNYRFVVQQVTVQVLQGSAPIPIVLLTCENAQLHVVQEPTFLDRAIQQQAKWEKLLQVIAQAARQSFELTFVLSTAVNEVRQILHTDRVLIYRSHTRTTGSILVESVAATCEALQTHPDANRAFQQFCIQWQNGAAVIPSGLDQFTCDQLYVQAEAMIPVMLQDELWGFLAVHHCHGDRLWEPWELNLLQQLATHLESVIQQAELYREVRRLNSTLERQIQAQTAELQLAFEFEETLKRITDNVRDSLDEKQILETAVKELVQAVGISCCNAALYNLETGVSTVHYEYTTDLFPYQGRSVSLDAFPEIYCQLLQEQAFQFCSLVPNPVRGRVSMLACPIFDNKGVLGDLWLINQSYYGFTKQDIRLVQQVANQCAIALRQARLYQAAQAQVEELERLSRLKDDFLSTVSHELRTPMANIKMSIQMLTVALKQAGALEEQGTKAIQYLKILQSECQREISLINNLLDLSRLDSDLQPLNLVQINLASWLPVVAQPFLDRIQEHQQQLEIQVAANLPAYTTDLSHLERIVNELLQNACKYTPARETIAISAQLVPSEPTSGEANATTAAPNPPLFCLCVSNTGIEIPAEELPRVFDKFYRIPNHDPWQHGGTGLGLALVKKLAERLQGQIKVESTAGRTSFLLLLPLQP; via the coding sequence GTGGCTCAACATTCGGCTGATCCTTTGTTTTCTGATCACGGAGCAACCCGAGACGCTTCTATTCAGGTAAATGCTCAATCTCGTTCAGAAATTTTAGTAACCCAGTTTGTAGCGCAACCGTCGCGTCCTTCAGTGACAGTTCCACCATCTATTCACTTCACCCTCGACCTGGCAGGAACAATTCTGGCAGTGAATCCACAGAGTGCTTCTTCGCTTGGCTATACCGTCAGCGATCTGTTGGGTCGCTCTGTCATGAGTTTATTTTTGCGTTCAGACGAGGCTTGTCTTCAATCGGCACTAGATGCCTGTCGCTTGGAACCAGATCAGGCTCAGCAAGCAATTCTTCATTTGGCGGCTCCCAACTACCGCTTTGTCGTTCAGCAAGTAACAGTTCAAGTACTCCAGGGAAGTGCCCCAATACCGATCGTCCTACTAACCTGCGAGAATGCTCAACTCCATGTTGTCCAGGAACCAACTTTCTTAGATCGAGCCATTCAGCAGCAAGCAAAGTGGGAAAAACTGCTGCAAGTCATCGCTCAAGCAGCACGACAGTCGTTTGAACTCACGTTTGTTCTGAGTACGGCAGTCAATGAAGTGCGGCAAATTCTGCATACCGATCGCGTTTTGATTTATCGATCGCACACCCGCACAACGGGCAGTATTTTGGTAGAGTCTGTTGCGGCAACCTGCGAGGCTCTCCAGACTCATCCTGATGCCAACCGTGCTTTTCAGCAGTTTTGTATACAGTGGCAAAATGGCGCTGCTGTTATTCCCAGTGGGCTAGATCAGTTCACCTGCGATCAGCTTTATGTTCAGGCAGAAGCCATGATTCCGGTGATGCTCCAAGATGAGCTTTGGGGATTTTTGGCTGTGCATCATTGTCACGGCGATCGGCTTTGGGAACCCTGGGAACTGAACTTGCTGCAACAGTTGGCAACTCACCTGGAAAGCGTTATCCAACAGGCTGAACTCTACCGCGAAGTGCGACGGCTCAACTCAACGCTAGAACGGCAAATTCAGGCGCAGACTGCCGAACTTCAGCTTGCCTTTGAGTTTGAGGAAACGCTGAAGCGAATCACCGATAACGTGCGCGATAGTCTGGATGAGAAGCAAATTTTAGAGACGGCTGTCAAAGAACTAGTACAGGCAGTGGGCATTAGCTGCTGTAATGCGGCGCTCTATAACCTGGAAACTGGAGTTTCTACAGTTCACTACGAATACACTACCGATCTCTTCCCTTATCAAGGGCGCAGTGTCTCGCTCGACGCTTTCCCCGAAATCTACTGTCAACTCTTGCAAGAACAAGCATTCCAGTTCTGTTCGCTTGTTCCCAATCCAGTTCGAGGGCGGGTGTCAATGCTGGCTTGTCCCATTTTTGATAACAAGGGAGTTCTAGGTGATTTATGGCTGATTAATCAGTCTTATTACGGCTTCACAAAGCAAGACATTCGGCTGGTACAGCAGGTTGCGAATCAGTGTGCGATCGCCTTGCGGCAGGCAAGGTTGTATCAGGCGGCGCAGGCACAGGTTGAGGAATTAGAGCGGCTCAGTCGCTTGAAGGATGATTTTTTGAGTACGGTGTCTCACGAACTCCGCACGCCAATGGCAAACATTAAAATGTCGATCCAGATGCTGACAGTAGCCCTGAAGCAAGCCGGAGCACTGGAAGAACAAGGCACGAAAGCTATCCAATACCTCAAAATTTTGCAGAGCGAGTGTCAGCGTGAAATTAGCCTAATTAATAATCTGCTTGACCTGTCGCGGCTTGACTCTGATTTGCAGCCCCTCAATCTGGTACAGATCAACCTTGCTTCCTGGTTGCCTGTCGTCGCTCAACCCTTCCTCGATCGCATTCAAGAACACCAGCAACAGCTAGAAATTCAAGTAGCTGCCAACCTACCCGCTTACACAACCGACCTCTCGCATCTAGAGCGCATCGTGAATGAACTGCTGCAAAATGCGTGCAAATATACCCCTGCTAGAGAAACGATCGCCATTTCTGCCCAACTCGTTCCATCAGAACCGACTTCAGGAGAAGCAAACGCTACAACTGCGGCTCCAAACCCTCCGCTGTTCTGCCTCTGCGTTAGCAATACGGGCATTGAGATTCCGGCTGAAGAATTGCCCCGCGTCTTTGATAAGTTTTATCGCATCCCCAATCATGACCCCTGGCAGCATGGTGGTACAGGCTTAGGGTTGGCACTGGTGAAAAAACTGGCAGAACGTCTCCAGGGACAGATCAAGGTAGAAAGTACAGCCGGACGAACCAGCTTTTTGCTTCTGCTCCCCCTTCAACCCTGA